GTAGTTCACCTGCACGCTCACCGGTGCTTCCGTCTTGTTGATGAGCGGCGACTTTGCGGCGTCGCGCACGCCGATCGAGCCGGCGAGCACCGGCAGCCGGAACGCTTCCACGCGGAAATGCCCGGCGTCGAGCGACGTGGGATAGCTTTTCGGCCGTGTGTCGCCATCGGTGTAGTCGAGTGTGACCGAATACTCGCCGAGCTTCGCCCCCTGCGGAATCTGGAAGCTGTTCTCGGCAAGCCGTCCGTTGCGCCACTTGACCGGTTGCGTGTACGTCTGCCCCGATCCCTGATGCGTGATCGTCAGTTGCGACGGCAAGGCCGCGGGCAACGCCAGCCCCTGCATGGTTTCCTGGCGGATGAAGTGCTTCATCGACACGGTCTCGCCAACGCGGAACAGCATGCGATCGAACACGGTCTGGGCACGAACGGTCGGGCTGCTGCCGCCATCGGTCGGCACATGGAAACGCCAGGGCTCGATGCCGCGATCCGAGTCCGACGACACAAACGCCATGTCCGGATCGTTTCCTTGCGTGCGGGCAACCACGAAGTAACCCGAGCGCATCGTCTTCTCGCAATAGCGGTAACGATCGAGCGACTTGTCGATCTTCGCCACACCGGTCTTGTCGGTCACGGCGGAGGCCACTTCGGTGCCGTCGCAGTCGAGCACGCGCACGTGCGCGTTGGCCACGGGCTGCCCCTTGTCGAGCGTGGTCACCCACGCCACGGCATTCTCGCGGCCCGTCTTGAAGTGCACACCGAGATTGGTGACGAGCACGGTGGTGCGCACGTACATCGGCAGCGACTTGCCGAGCAGCGCCGCCCCCAGCGAGGGCGACGCCAGCTCCACGACATAGAAGCCCGGCTTCTGGAACGGGATACCCACGACCTCGAACGGACGCGGGTCCTTGTCCTTCGGCACCGGCAGCGTCAATGCCTGTACGCCCGGCAGACCGGAAAGCAGCGACAGGCTGCGCGTGTCGTAGCGCGTGATCTTGTCTTCGACGATCGTCGCGGCATTCGGCCCGAACGTCTCCTTCGCGGCGGGCGCCGTGAGGATCGTCGGCATGGCTTCGGCGATCTGCTTGCGCGTCATCGTCGTTTCGTCGAACCGGCGCACGCGCGAGAGCCACTCCATGACCTGCACATCGTCGTCGACGCGCAACTGCATCGTGCGGCCGTTCGCGTTGGCGTTGGCGGCATCGAGCGCCCTGGCCGCCTCCCCCGCCACGCCCAGACCGTTGATCTGCAGCGCCGGCTCGACCTTGCGAAGCGTGACGGGCAGCATCGGCGGCATGCCCGGCTCAGCGAAGCGCTCGACGATCCCGAACGGCGCCGCGGCGAACTTGGCCAGCGGCGGCATGGTCGCCGTCTTCGTCTTCAGTGGGAATTCGCTCGCGTTGTCGAGCGCACGACCGCTGTCGTCGGCAAAGCCTTTCGGCAGCGTGATGGTGAGTTCGGCCTTTTCCGGGAATGGCGCATCGAACGTCACGTCACTGACACTGGACGTTCGGTCCGTATCGCTGAATTTGGGTGTCCGTTCCGCCCCAGCGCCTTGCAGCCGTATCCTGGCGGCCATGTCGCGCGCGACCGGCGAATTGAACGTCAGACGCAGCGGACGCAACGGCGTGCATGGTGCGTTGGCGTTCTCGCGCTCGCAACTGAAGCTGGCGGTAAACGGCTCGCGCACGTCGTATTCGAAGCGTCGCGCCTGGCGCGTCGGCACGCCCGACGGCGTCGTGATACCCGCACCCCACACCAGATGCATCTTGGCGCCTGCGGCGAGCGTGCGATTGCATTGCAGCATGACCACGCGCGCGGCCTGCTTGTCGAGATTGAAGCGTTTGAGCAGCGCGGCGCGCGTATCGCCTTCGATCCACTTCACGCCAAGACGCTCGCCCACGCCCTCGGTCTCGCACCAGGCGTTCTGCGTCACGCTGGCGGGCTGCGCCGCACCATTGAGCGTGAGAACGAAAATCTGATTTTCGTCGATCGGACCATACGACGGACGAATGTTGGTGACGGCCGGGCCGCCCGTGTTGAACGCGTAACGCGTCGTGCCCGAGAGCGCCGTACCGGAGACAGCGGACAGGCCGCTGCGCGCCTCCACCGTGCATTTCGCCCCCGGCGGCAATGGTTGTTTGAAGTCGTAGACCCAGATCTTCGGTTCGAGCCAGTGGCCGTCGCCGGTGAGCGAGGCATCCGTGCATCGCACGGCAGCCGGCGCCTGCGCGCGCGGATCGCCCGCCGGCACCATCGCCTCGTCGAACTTCACAACGACCTGATCGACGCTGGCGACTTCGCCCTGCGGACTCACGCTGACGACGCGTGCGGCATGTGCCGGCGACGTCATCCACATTCCTAGACAGAGTGCCGCCCACGCCAACGGCGCAGCCGGCCAGACGCGTTGCGTTCTGCGATGCATGCCGGACTCCTCCCCGAGTTCTGGTGAGGCGATTCTAACCCGCGGTCTTTGGCAATTCGAACCGTTTCTGGCCAATTCCGGCATCGTTCGATAGACAAGCGCCACAATTCGGATTGCTCGCCTCGTAACTTCGGAATACAGGACGCTGGGTCTAGGAAGTAGCCTATGTCACACTGACGTCTTTCCTATGTGCGTTGCGAGCACGCCATGTCCGTCGCCTTTCTCCATCCGAAGAAGAACGCGCTGGTCTATCTGGTCAAGATCCTCAGTGGTTCGCTGATCGTCTGGTTCGGTCTGCGCGCGGCGGGCTTTCCCGAGCCGTACTGGGCGATGATCTCGCTCATTGTCGTCACGGAGCCCGATCCAACGCAGGCGCGCAGCAACTTCAAGGCGCGTTCGATCAACACGATTGCCGGCGCGGTCGTGGCTTGTGTCGTCTTGCTGGTAATCGGGCCGGGACTGCTGGCGATGCTCCTGGGCATCACCATCGCCACCCTCGCCGCCATGCTGGTGCAGAACTACCCGGCCAACTGGCGCCTCGGACCGGCGACCGTCGTGATTCTGATGTCCGCGGCGCTGAGCGGACAGGGGCTGCACGAAGAACTGAGCCTCGCCATGTTGCGCGTGATCGAAGTGCTGGTCGGCTCCACGGTCGCCCTGATCCAGTCGCTGATCTATGGGCGGTACGTGAAACCCTGGTTCATGCCGTCCGATTGAGGCATGCGGCCATCGGCCGCGCCGCGCGTGTCAGCGCGACGTCTGCCGGTTGGCCAGATAGTGGAGGGGCAGCGCGTTGCTGCGCTTGAAGGCGCTCAGCACGATGTTCGAGCGAACGTTCTCGACGCCCGGCACCTGCATCAGCCGCTTCATGACGAACGCCGACAGGGCGTTCAGATCCGGGACCACGATGCGCAGCAGGTAATCCGCCTCGCCGACCACGGCATGACATTCGAGCACTTCGGGCAACAGATCGATCTCCGCCTGGAAGCGCTCGATGACCTGGTCGCCGTGATGCTGCAGTCGCAGCGTCGTGAATGCCGTCACGGCCAGGCCCAACGCCTCGGGCCGCAACACCACGCGATATCCCTCGATGACCCCCGCCGCTTCGAGCCGTTGCAAGCGCCGGCCGATCTGCGACGCCGAAAGCGCCACGTGCTCGGCCAACTGGTGATGCGTGGCCCGTCCTTCCTTCTGCAAGGCGTCCAGAAGGGCCAAATCGAAGCTATCCAAATCAAGCATGACGATTCTCCGCAATAAATCGCTTTTTTATGCGAACTTTATGCAAACCACTTTCACCACAGGCGCATTATGCGCCCATTTCGCATGCCATGCGCACTACACTTTCAATCATTGCAACCGCTTGATTGAGTCGCTCGTATCATGTCCCTCACCGCCATGCTTCAGGAGCAGTTCGACGCCGGTCTCACGACCCGGCCCGACTTCACCATCGATCAGCCCGTCGAACAATACGGCGCGGTCGATCACGCGGTGTGGCAACAGCTCTACGAACGCCAGACGGCGATGCTGCCCGGTCGTGTCTGCGAGGCATTCATGGATGGCATTCGCGCTCTCGACATGGACGCCCGTCGCGTACCGGAGTTCGACCGTCTCAACGAAAAACTGATGGCGGCTACCGGCTGGCAGGTCGTGGCGGTGCCCGGTCTCGTGCCGGACGAAGTCTTCTTCGACCATCTCGCCAATCGTCGCTTTCCGGCCACGTGGTGGATGCGACGCCCCGATCAACTCGATTACCTGCAGGAACCCGATTGCTTTCACGACGTGTTCGGTCACGTGCCGCTGCTCGCCGATCCGGTATTCGCCGACTTCATGCAAGCCTACGGCCAGGCCGGCAGGATTGCGCAATCGCTCGGGGCGCTGCCGTTGCTCGCACGTCTGTACTGGTACACCGTCGAATTCGGTCTGATGCGCGATGGCGACGGTCTGCGCATCTACGGCGCGGGCATCGTCTCGAGCCGGGGTGAAACCGAGTTCTCTCTCACCTCGCGCGAGCCGAACCGCATCGGGTTCTCGCTCGAACGCGTACTGCGCACGCAATACCGCATCGACACGTTTCAGCAAACGTACTTCGTGATCGACGACTTTGCCCAGTTGTTCGATGCGATGCGCGCCGATCTGCCGGCGCTGTTCAAGGCGTTTGCCGAGACGTCGCCGTTTGCGGCCAACGCGCGTCGGCCGGAAGACACGTCGATCCTGTTGCCGGCATGACGACGTGGCCCGCACGCGGGCCGCGTCCGCCCCATCCCTTGGCACGGCCTCGCACTCGCCGGGCGTCTCAACACACGCGCCGCCAGCCTGTGAAACAATAGTCCGCATGAGCAGGCGACCCCGCCGCTTCATGGGCGCTGCGCGTGGCCCGGCAGAGTATCCTCCCGTCCCCGCTCGCAGTCATCATCGGTGTCGTGCCGACACCGGTACATTCGAATCGGCCCGATTCAAACCGAACGTTTTGAAAGGAATGCCATGACAACACGACTCTCATCCGAGGCTCGCGCCAGCCTGGCCGAAGTGCTGCCCGAGTGGCACCAGGTGGTCGGCCGCGATGCCATCCAGCGCAGCTTCACGTTTCACGACTTCAACGAAGCCTTCGGCTTCATGGCGCAGGTCGCGCTCAAGGCCGAGAAGATGAATCACCATCCCGAGTGGTTCAACGTCTACAACCGGGTGGACATCACACTCTCGACGCACGACGCCGACGGTCTGACCCAGCGCGACGTCGATCTCGCGCTTGCCATCGACCAGTTCGCTGGCGATCGCAGCTCGAGCTGAGCCCGTCTGCCTCCTCATTGCCCCAGCACTACGATTCGGGGCGTCTTCCTCAGCATCGGACGGTATCGCGGCCGGGATTCACACCGCGGGCCCGATCCGCACCGATGCCGCCTCCTCCGCCCTCTCCCCGCATCAACTCGTCAGCGTTTGGGCGCCAGCAACGTGCCGCGGCAATTCTTGCTGCCGCAGTGGCACGCGTATTCCCGTTTGAGTTTCTTGGTGTAGCGCGCGTCGATCACCAGACCGTAATCGTAGAAAAGCTCTTCGCCGGGCTCGATGTCTCGCAAGGCGTAGATATACACGTGCTTGCCCTTTTCGCGCGCTTCGCAGTTCGGCGAGCATGCATGATTGATCCAGCGGGCGTTGTTGCCGTCGACCTTGCCGTCGATACAGCGTCCGTCTTCCAGACTGAAGTAGAACGTGTGCGTGGGGTGTTCCGGATCATGCGGATGACGGCGCAAGGCTTCGCGCCACGAAATGATCTCGCCCTTGTACTCGATCACGCGATCTCCCTTTTTGAGACGCTTGACCGCGTACACACCCTTACCGTGGACGCCGGACTTCCTGACTTCGATTCTGCGCTTGGCTGCCATGTCTATGCGACGAGGTTTCGTGAATGCAAAAAAGCGCAGTGTACAGGCACGAGCCCGTCATGTGCGTGACAAAGCCAAACGAAAAAAAACGTCACCCGGTACCGGTTGACGTTCTCCTCCCTCGGGCGCGCAGCCAGCGCGAGACGAATCGACGCCTCGCGCTCAGGTCGCATTCAGGCCTTGCTGTAGAGTTTCCAGACCTTGCGCTGCGTGGCGATGTCGGCTTCCTCGTACGCGTTACAATCGATCGGCAGTCGGGAATCGTCGTACGTCGCGTTGAAGTGATTGCAGTAGTACGATCCTTTGCCCCGCGCGTTCGCCTCGAAGTGGCTGCACGTCAGACACATGCGTTGCGGCGGCATGTCGCCGCGTTCCTGCATCGTGAAGACGAGTTTGAGCAGCGTCCGATAGAACTGCGCACGCTCCTTCTCGTTGAGCGTTTCGGATGCCGTCATCAGGAAGTTCGCCCATTGCGAGGCCTTCTTCGCGGCGGTCTTGCCGCGTGCGGTCAAACGCAGGGCCAATGCACGACCGTCGTTGACGTCGCGGCGTTTCTCTACCAGATCCTTGCTCTCGAGTGTGCTCACGGCCTCACTGACCGTGGCCGATGTGAGCGCGGCATCCTCCGCAATTTCGCCCAGTCGCATCGGCACGCCGCGCGCAAGCAGGAGAGTGAGGATCTCACCCTGCGTCGGCGTCAATCCAGCCATTGCCGCGCCCTCCCAGGCGTGGCTCCGTAACGCAGTTCCGATGCGCAACAAACCTGCCGTCACGCGCTTGGAAAGCGCTTCATCAAGTGGGGTCGGAGTAGCCATGATTTTTCTTTAGGATTTCTAAAAACTATACGTCGATAAAACAGCTTGTCAAATACGAACACCCAGGCGGTGCATCACACGTCATCACCAACATTTGCCTTTCATTCCGGCGCCCCGCCCGGGGGAAACCCTAAAGCACTTCCGTGTCGATACGCGACGGCAAGTCGCTGTTGAACCTGCCATCCCACCACGATTCCATTGTGTGTTCCGAGTTGAATTTTGGCGTATCAGTTCTTGTACTGATCTCCCAAATCCTACTCACGATGTTTACAGAATATTGGTGTCCTGCGCACCCGCCCTGCGAATCCCGGCCTCATTGAAAACGCTTCGCATTCCATGCGAATTTCATCGATTGCTGAATAGGTGTAACGCGCGACGTTCTCTTGCATCCCTCACCAGATTCGACTTCGCGCCCGAAGCCGCGCCGGACATGGCTCGCAGACCTTAACGATCCCTTTCCGTTACTCGAGGTTCCCCACCGCCCCGTAAGAAAATTTCCTCGATTTTCGAGAGATTCGCGGCGTTCCAAGGGCGGATCCTGCTCGCGTCGTTCTTCGATGTGTTTAGGACAGAACGCAAATGATTTGAAACACAACCATCGGTCGCTAGTTGCCGAGGGACGGTTTCGCCAAAAAAGTCTGGGAATGAGGGGGTCGGTATGTCCGTTGGCGTTGCCGTTTGGACACACGAAATGAAGAAATCGACAGTACCGGCGATTTCGCTCGTTACAGCCAGCAAAACCAACATTACTCACTTCTCACACCACGCCCGGTAAGTCTCAAAAACAAGTGGCGAGATTGTAGCCGCGAACCGGGTAGCCAATGCGAGAACATCAAAATTATCCACAAAACCCCATTTTCGGGGGTCTGCTGCACAAAATTTAGGCGCCTGTGGATAACTTTCTGGATAACTTACCGGACTAGATGTGCATGGCTTCGGGATAACTCGCGAAGGTTTCCACAGGGGTCAAAAACTGTTCCGAGTTGTTCTTGGGATACCCGCTGTTTTTCCATCCAGTTCTTAGTTCGGCAAGATCCTGTTTACACACGGTTAACTGTGGTTATCCACAGGAGTGGGTCGCCTTTGTTAACTACTACTATGTATACATACAGTAAACCTATTAAAACCTTAAAACCTTGCTACGAGTGACGCGAAAACCGCAAACCCGACCCCGTCGAAACAGTGGAAAAGGCAGCGCCTGCGATGCATGATTTCCTGTCCCACTGGCGTGTTTCGTTCCGAACGCGGCACATGGGGTGCCACTTCCCGCCAAGTGCCGCACCCATCGTCGGCTGCAGACCGTCACGGCAATAAAAAACCCCGCCAAGGCGGGGTTTCGTGACACCGATCGCAAAACTACGGACATTGCCGAACACAACGCGTCCGGAACGCCCGGGTTTCGTGTTGCCTCATGTCATGCTGCCCACCGCAGACATTGCTGACGGACCATCTCATTGAGCGACTTCTCATTGGCGTGGACTTCGCGCAACCACACAGCGTCGTTCTTGCCGGAGGCGACCAACTGGCGGATCTCTTCACAGGCGCCTTCGGCCTCGAGCGCCGCCGCGTGCGGCTTGATGACCTCCAGCGTGTGTGCAACGTGCTGGCCGAGCATGGTGCGTTCGCCCGTCTGCGGGTTCACGTATGCGCCTTCCAGACCGAAACGGCAGGCCTCGAAACGGTTGAAGGTGTAGACCAGGTAGTCGTCCTCGCTGAGCACGAACGGACGTTCCTCGAGCAGATAACGGGCCAGGGACTGGATATAAGAGGCGATGGCAGCCGCCCGGTCGACCGACAAGGGGGTATCCATCACCCGGACCTCGATCGTCCCAAAACCCGGTTTCGGTCGAATATCCCAGTAGAAGTCCTTCATGCTCTCGACGACGCCGGTTTTCACCATCTTGTCGAAGTACGTTTCGAAGTCTTCCCACTTGAGTACGAACGGCGCACGCCCCGAGAGCGGGAACGCGAACACCGAGTTCAGTCGCGCCGAATGGAAACCCGTGTCGACCCCCTGCACGTACGGCGACGACGCCGACAGCGCAATAAAGTGCGGGATATAGCGCGACATCGCGTGCAGCAGATACAGCGCACTGTCCGGATCGGGACAGCCGATGTGCACGTGCTGGCCGAAGACGGTGAACTGCTTGGCGAGATAGCCGTAGAGCTCGGACAGGAAATGGAAACGAGGCGAATCGTAGATCGTGCGCTCGCTCCATCGCTGGAAGGCATGCGTGCCGCCACCGCACAGCCCGATATTGAGCTGCTTGCCGGCCGCGACCAGCACGTCGCGAATCCGCCTCAGTTGCATCACGGCGTCACTGTGGTGATTACAGATGCCCGTGGAGAGCTCGATCATGCTCTCCGTCATCTCGGGCTTGATATCACCCGGATGCGTTTCCTTGGCCACAAGCCGCATTACGTCCGCGGCTGCCTTGGTCAGATCGTAATCGTGAAGATTGACGATCTGCATCTCCAGTTCCACCCCGAACGTGTACGGGTCCGAGGGAATGAATTCTTCTAGTGACATGGCTTAATCCTTCCGTTCACCGACAAGGGCCAATGCCCAATAGACCACCAACGGCGCGACCAGTTGCAGCAACGCGATGACACACATCACCACGGCCTTGAGCATCGGATCGAACTGCGGGTAGATGTCGTACGTATCGGCAACGAGTACGAACGCGAGACTGGCCACCGGGCACAACGACAACCCGAGCGCGAAGGCCTGCTTGTAGCTGATACCGGCCTGGTGGGCGACGGCGACAGTGCCCACGACCTTCGCGGCAAGACGCACGACGATGATCGCCGCAGCGGCGAGACCCCCGAGTGCAAGGTACTCCCATTGGAACGCCAGCGAGGTCAGCACGAACAGCACCACCGCGAGCAACCATCCGGCCGTGCCGAAATACGCCGGCCAGAGTTGCGGGCGTTCCTCCAGATTCCGGAAGATGATCCCGGCAAGCAGCAGCGTGAGCGAGTTCGGCAGCCTGAGCATATGCACGAGCGCCACCATCAACATGATCAGGCCGATGAGCATCACGAACGCATGATGGTCCTGGCTGCCGAAGCTGCGGAACACAAGGTTGCAGGCCTTGGCCAGCACGAACGCCAGCACGATCGAGCCGACGAGCAGATACAGCGGGTGGAACATCACGACCCACACGCTCGAGTGATACGCCTGGTGCATCCAGCCGTAGACGAGCTTCACGGCGACCACGGCGTACACGCTGTTGAGCGCCGCCAGCGCCAACAGTCGTTCCGTCACCTGCCCTTCGGCGCGCAGTTCGTTCTTGAGCTGGATGACGACCGCCGGCGATGTGGCCATGCTGATCGACGCGATGAGTACCGCGGTGAGTGGTGTCACGCTGAACACGCGCAGCACGGCGTAGACCGCGACAAAGGTGAGCAGGGCTTCGAGCGCGCTCGTGACGATGATCCAGGGATTGGCCCGCATCCATTTCAGGTTGAGGCGACTGCCCAGTTCGAAGAGCAGCAGGCCCAGCGCCAGGTCGATCAGCAGCCGGATGGCCGCGCTCGTTTGCGCGTCCAGCGTTGAGGAAAGACCCAGGGTGCCGCCAACCAGCCCGACCACGGCGTAACCGGTGATGCGCGGCAGGCGCAGTCTCCGGAAACAGATTTCCCCTGCGAGGCCGGCAAATACCAATGCCAGCCCGGCAAAGAAAACGGGATCGGGCGCCGGCGGCCAGCCCGGGAAGAGGGACAGTTCCGACGTCATAATGCTCGCTTTGCGCCGCTTGACGGCGCATCAAGTGGTGAAAAGGAAAGAAAGTCGCGCGCGGGGTTGCAGATGAAGGACAAATGCGCGACGAACCCGAAGGGTTGGGGTTATTTTGCCACATTCGCTTTCCGAGGCTCCCGGTGGCCGGTGGCGCCCCCGCACATGCCCGCCGAGTGGAGGTGCCGGGTGCGGGGCGAGGCGCAGCGCGGCCAACCGCCGTTTGGAAACCGTCTTCGGGGAGATGAGGCCTCGCCATGCCAGGGTGAACAGGACGGAAGTGCCCGGGGGCGTCGCCCCCGCGCGGGTGGACCTTCAATCCTATGGGGGTCAGATTCGATTTATCGAGGCGGAACGAGAATTTCGGACCGTGGCGGTATGCCTTCAGGGTTTCTCGCCGATGAACGGTGCAGACTGCACGCGAGCTACGGTTGCCCGCTGCCGCTTGTCTGGCAACCCGCCGACGTTACTTCGCGCCGAGGATGCGCGGTGCTTCGGCGTTTCGCCCGTTCAGCCTTTGCGCAGCGCCTGCATGAGAAAGCGCGCCGGGTCGATGGCGTCGGCGAGGTCGCTGCCCACCGGCCATGGCTCGCCTTCGATCTGGCTGGCAACGAGCTCCGCGCACAACGACGCGAAGACCAGTCCGCGCGAGCCGAAGGCGAAGCTGGCATGGAGGCCGTCCAGACGCGGCAGATCGCGCAGATGCCTGCCGGCGAGTCGCTGCCGCTGCGACTCGATCGCGGCCACGTCCGGCAATTGCCCGGCCATTGGCAGACGATCGGGAACGAGCGCACGGAACGCCGTGCGTCCACCCAGCTCGACGGCGGCGCTCTCGCCGGCGAGTCCCGCATCGCCGAAGATGGCGGCATGGGCGGGCAGCAGCGCGGCGAGGCGTCGCAGATTGGCCTGATGGTCGGCCACGCGAACGTCTTCGGCCGGATCGTCGAAGCCGTAGGTGGCGCCCGTGATCGGGCCTGCACCGCCAAACGGCGACGGCGCGACATAGCCATCGCCACAGACCGGCACGCGCAGGCCGGGCAAGGTATCGGGCGGCAGGAACGTCAATTGCCCGCGCACTTTCCTGATGGGAATGAACTCGGGTGCGAGGTACGGGGCGAGCAGGCGTTGCGAGACATCCGCCGCCGTCACGACGACAACGTCTGCTTCGGCGAGCGTCTGACCGGCGTCGTCGACGGCCGTCCAGCGCCCACCACTCCCATCGTGGCGTTCCAGCCGCTCGACTGACACGCCGTAACGTGCATCGAGCGATGGCCCGGCAGCGACCAGCTCCGCGCGGCACAGCATGGCCGGGGCGAGCCAGCCACCTTCGGGGAACCACACACCGCCATGAGCGAGTGTCTCCCCCGCCAGCGCGGAAGCTTGCGCTGCGTCGACCCACTTCGCATAGCTCTGCGGGTACGCCTGGGCGATCATCAGTTGTTCCATCGCCTGCGCTTGCGCCTCGTCGGTGGCGACTTGCAGCAGGCCGTCGGCGCGCCCGGGCAGCCCGCCCGGCAAGGTGCGCCACTGCGAGAGCGCATAGAGAAAGCCGGCGCGGGTGAGTCTCGACAACACGTTGTCGTCGGCGGACAACTGCGGGTGGAAGACACCAGCGGGGTTGCCCGACGCCGCCGAGCCTGGCGCCTGGGCCCGCTCGAAGAGCCGCACCCGCCAGCCGCGCGCCACGAGTTGCCGGGCCATCGCGGCACCCGCCATCCCGGCGCCGATGACGATGGCCTCGCGGGTACGCCGGCGCGGTGCGACGGGCGGGTCGTAGCGGCGCATGCGATATGGCGGTGCGTAGACGCCGGCGAGCATATCGCGCTTGCGACCGTAGCCCGGTTTGCGTTCCATCCGAAAGCCGACTGCGATGAGATCGCGCCGCACCTGTCCGGCCGCGGTATAGGTGGCGAGTGTGGCGCCGTCGCGCGCCATCCGGCCGAGCGTTTTGAAGACGTCGGCTGACCACATGTCAGGATTTTTCGATGGCGCGAAGCCATCGAGAAAGAATGCGTCCGCGCCCACGCGCAGCGACGGCATCAGATCGAAGAAATCGCCAAAGCCGACGCTCAGCACCACGCCGTGAGCGAGTTCGAGCCGGTGCCAGCCGGCCACGGGCGCGGGCCAGGCGTCGCACAGGCGCTGCACCAGCGGCGCGAGCTCGGTCATGCCCGGCAACACGAGCATCGGTTCGAGCATGCGACGCAGGTCCTGCGGCCGGAACGGAAATTTCTCCACCGACACGAAGTGCAGGCGCGTGGGCCGTTGCGGGTCGTCGCGCCAGGCGGCCCATGTCGCGAGGAAGTTCAGTCCAAGACCGAAGCCCGTCTCGACGATCACGAACTGTTCGCGGCCGCGCCAGCGCTCGGGCAGGTCATTGCCGCCGAGGAAGACGTGCCGCGCCTGACCGAGCGCGCCGTCGGTGCTGTGATAGACGTCGTCGAACGCTGCCGAATAAGGCGTGCCGTCGTCGGCGGTGGCCGGTTCGGCCGGCGTGATGGGGCTTGCGCCCGGACGGCGACTCATTCGTCCCCCCGCTCTTCGGTCACAATCTCGATGAGTCCCGGCAGAGAGACCACGCCGAGCCACTTCCCTTGTGCATCGACCACAGGCACCCAGTCGGCCTGCAGCTTGCCCACCGCGCGCAGCGCGGCGACCAACGGCATCTCGCCGTCCAGCGGTTTGCATGGCGCAATCGCTTCCGTCCATTGCCAAGGTTGGCCCGTCGCCTGCCGGCGCCACCAGCTCGCGGCGTCGAGCAAGCCGATGAGCCTGCCATCCTCGGCTCGCACCACGAGATTGCGATAGCCCGTGGCGACGAAACGCTCGCCGATGGCGTCCGACGTGGCGGTGGCGCTCAAGACCGCATCGTTATTCTCGGCGAGCGACGACAAGCGCATCTTGCCGGCCTCGCCGGTCATCGACAGCCAGCGGCCGGCGACCTGATTGCGTCGCAGCGACTTCGCATATACCGAATCCGTGCGCAGCGTGTGTGCCGTGAGATAGGCGGTCACGCATGCCAGCATGAGCGGGAGCACCACCTGATAGCTCAACGTCATCTCGAAGATCATCAGGATCGACATGAGCGGCGCGTACGTCGTGGCCGCGAGAAACGCGCCCATGCCGACCACCGCGTAGCTGCTGGCGACCGACGCCGTTGCCGGCGCAAGCGCATTCATCGCCAGACCGTAGAGGCTGCCGAGCGCGGCGCCGACGAAGAGCGTCGGCGTGAACACCCCGCCCACCGCACCGGATCCGGCCGACGAGGCGGTCGCCAACACCTTGAAGACCAGCACCATGGCGAGCGCCTGCCACGCCCAGTGCGTGTGCAGGATCGAGTTGACCACGCTGTAGCCGTTGCCCCAGACGTGCGGTACTTGCAACGAGAGCACCCCGACGATCAGGCCG
The Pandoraea pulmonicola DNA segment above includes these coding regions:
- the mnmC gene encoding bifunctional tRNA (5-methylaminomethyl-2-thiouridine)(34)-methyltransferase MnmD/FAD-dependent 5-carboxymethylaminomethyl-2-thiouridine(34) oxidoreductase MnmC gives rise to the protein MSRRPGASPITPAEPATADDGTPYSAAFDDVYHSTDGALGQARHVFLGGNDLPERWRGREQFVIVETGFGLGLNFLATWAAWRDDPQRPTRLHFVSVEKFPFRPQDLRRMLEPMLVLPGMTELAPLVQRLCDAWPAPVAGWHRLELAHGVVLSVGFGDFFDLMPSLRVGADAFFLDGFAPSKNPDMWSADVFKTLGRMARDGATLATYTAAGQVRRDLIAVGFRMERKPGYGRKRDMLAGVYAPPYRMRRYDPPVAPRRRTREAIVIGAGMAGAAMARQLVARGWRVRLFERAQAPGSAASGNPAGVFHPQLSADDNVLSRLTRAGFLYALSQWRTLPGGLPGRADGLLQVATDEAQAQAMEQLMIAQAYPQSYAKWVDAAQASALAGETLAHGGVWFPEGGWLAPAMLCRAELVAAGPSLDARYGVSVERLERHDGSGGRWTAVDDAGQTLAEADVVVVTAADVSQRLLAPYLAPEFIPIRKVRGQLTFLPPDTLPGLRVPVCGDGYVAPSPFGGAGPITGATYGFDDPAEDVRVADHQANLRRLAALLPAHAAIFGDAGLAGESAAVELGGRTAFRALVPDRLPMAGQLPDVAAIESQRQRLAGRHLRDLPRLDGLHASFAFGSRGLVFASLCAELVASQIEGEPWPVGSDLADAIDPARFLMQALRKG
- a CDS encoding ClcB-like voltage-gated chloride channel protein; its protein translation is MWVRRQFAPNTLQITLLLAGIVGLLGALATVAFREALSGLQFLLAGHHSGMVELARDLNWWQRLLLPTAGGLVAGLILQYATLWVPKKGADDYMEAIAIGTGVLSLRQTLVKSLSSLWSVASGASIGREGPMVQLAAMFASLVGRMLAFPPERLRLLVACGATAGITSAYNAPIAGALFISEIVYGSISTATLGPLVVASVIANIVIRQFLGYDAVYQMPRFDFVSGWEVFFYVGLGILAGVLAPMFLRLLDTAKQRFGALPVPLFLRLALGGLIVGVLSLQVPHVWGNGYSVVNSILHTHWAWQALAMVLVFKVLATASSAGSGAVGGVFTPTLFVGAALGSLYGLAMNALAPATASVASSYAVVGMGAFLAATTYAPLMSILMIFEMTLSYQVVLPLMLACVTAYLTAHTLRTDSVYAKSLRRNQVAGRWLSMTGEAGKMRLSSLAENNDAVLSATATSDAIGERFVATGYRNLVVRAEDGRLIGLLDAASWWRRQATGQPWQWTEAIAPCKPLDGEMPLVAALRAVGKLQADWVPVVDAQGKWLGVVSLPGLIEIVTEERGDE